Genomic segment of Pochonia chlamydosporia 170 chromosome 1, whole genome shotgun sequence:
ATCGCCCGGCACTGCACCCGTACATTGCTAACACTCGCACAGGGACATGAGAGCGTTGTCAAAGCACTAATCGATGCCGGCGCCGATGTCAACAAGCAGGACCAAAACCAGTGGAGCGCTCTTATGTGGGCAATGACGAATCGACACAAGGGGATCGCAAAACTGCTTTTGGATAGTGGTGCATCATCAGATCAGAAGACATCATCCGGCAGAACAGCCTTCGACTTCGTGCCTCCTGACAGCGACATGTCCTTTTACCTGCACGACAATGGCTACAATATCGGAAATGCCGGGATGGGAGACGACTTTTACAACCCGGGTTTCTCCCAGGATCGCTTcgaggaggaaatggcaGAGAATGAAATGCGCAGACGGCTAATGATGGACAGCGCCAGAGACTTGGAAGTTGATTTGGGCAACGTTGGGATAGACGACCAGCCCGAGGTGCGTATACCCAAAACTTGTAGTCATATCATGTGCTGATACCGAAATTAGCCTGCCGAAGAGTtcgaggaggagcaggcagAGTTTGAATGGGGCCGTTGCCTACACGATCAAATGTTTGTCTTCCAAGAGCACGAACTCGATCGGATACTCGACATCATCATTACAAAAATGACGCCACAGCGCTCACCTTCCCAAAAGCCTGTCCCAGCCAACATGATATTCCTCAGCGCCAGATATGCACATTACCACGCCAGCCCTGAgctgttggagaagctgctcgtCACATCTATGGACCTGATCAACGACGTAGTGGAGAGGTGTCAGTGGGACATGACGATATTGGCATTCTGGATTTCCAACGCGACGCTGTTACTACACTACCTCAAAAAAGATGCAGGTTTAGTGGAGGCGACTGCAGAGTTTCAAGCGCACCTTGCTGAGCTCATCAATGAAATCTTCATTCTCATCGTTCGCGATGCTGAAAGACGCCTGGACAAGGTTCTGGATGCTGCTATGCTTGACCACGAAACCATCCCCGGATTCGAGGACATAACCTTCCAGAACGAATGGAAGCTCTTCAAACGGAAAACAACGGTAAAGGAGGAACCTCTTGAGAAGAGGTTCCGACCGCCCTCGCCCAAACAACGCGCAAAACCGGCTCCACGGAATGTGAcatccctcctctcctcgACGCTTTTCGTCCTAGATCTCTACGATATCCATTCGGTTATCACAGCTCAGATAGTCTCCCAATTATTATACTGGCTGGGCGCAGAACTTTTCAACAGAATCATGTCCAACCGGAAATACCTGGCGAGGACAAAGGCTATGCAGATTCGAATGAACGTGTCTATTCTCGAGGATTGGGCGCGAACAAACAATCGACAGGCCGAGCACTACGAAGGCGGCGACACAAGGGCCTCCGGAGAGACGACCATGGACGCTGCCAGACGGTTTCTCGCACCTGTGATTCAGCTTCTGCAGTGGTTGCAATGTTTCTCGTCACTTGATGCAGACGATTTGGAAGCCCTCGTGGGCACGCTCCAACAGTTGAAAAGACTTACACCACAACAGCTAATTCATGCGGCCACGCATTACCGACCTGAAGTAGGCGAAAAGGGGTTGCCTAAGAGCGCAATGAAGTACCTCGTAGCCATTCAAAAAGAAGCAGCCCTGAAACGTGACAGGCGCCGCAGCCGAGCGACATCTCCGCTACCAAAGTCCGGCCAAGACAGCAGTCCCACGACGCCTGTTAAAAGCAAATCCAACGGCGGCAGTTTGCTCGATACGCCGGGAAGCATACAGAGCACACCGAACCCCAACGACCACGACGGGtcagacgacgaagaagacgcaCCAGAGAACCTCCTAATGAACCCGGCTGTGATGTTGCCGTTTACATTACCATCTGTTACAGACATGCTGGTGTCATACGGCGCAGgatttggtggtgtcaacaGGGAGCGGGAAAGAAAATACATTCCCTCTGTACCGGCTGAGTTtttggagaagcttgaagtAAGCGGGGTGAGGAAGGAACCAATgtttgaggagaaggactgggaGAATGAAGAAGTGTAAGTGTGAGGCGACGTAGAAGAGAGAAGTACAGAAGTAAAAGACAGAAGGGTCATTGGTGGTGGGCAAGGAAAGCAGCCCGGTATAATCAAGAAATATAGCCACGTTTGAACTGCGACAATAAACGCTGATGCATAGCGAATACAATTTATTACTGTGGAATGGATTCGCATCATGGTACATCTTGAAAAAGCTGCTGCAATGACCAGTCTTGGGATGATTGCATGTATTGGAATGAAGTCGTGAATTAGGTGGCCGTGTATGAGCGCACTTGATACCAATTTCTCATATTCAGGGATAGTCTCGAATAGCATGATGCTCATCAGACATAGGCAGCCCCTTCACCATGTTTAAAGATGTTGTATATAATATCTTTAGTTACAGTCTGCGGTAAAAAGAGTTTGCgcacatccaagtatacaccaaTACAGCTCGATATGCCTCAACACACAAGGCGACATGCAATGCCTTTcccttgtttaaatacttaTACCACCATGCCCACTGTGTTAAACATCACGAAGTCGCCGTTTGTAAACGTAAAATATATAGGCACCAAGACGGCAAGAAAACTCGATGCTTGTAGTTGTAATCAAACGCATCCAATATCCCTACAAGCTGTATACCCGTCGCAGCCACAACCAGTAAATGAAACAACTGGTGTGACGCTCCGTAAAAGTCAAATCTACCTGGCTTCAAACACTCAGGAAACCTCGTCTACTTCATCAGCACGCCCTCCTAACGAGAGCAACAAAACTCACCATGTATATCAGCGCACCTAGTGCCAAGCAAGCCCCTTCACCGAAATAATACGGCATACCGGACTGCTTCATCATAGGGAGGATGGGGGTGTTACCATGGCCCAGTACATGATTCGGAGGGTGGGCTTGCACCAAAATGCCATGTAGATGCCGGAAATAAAATCACCCAAGGTGAGTATTATTATGCCAATGAAGTCGATTCGCAGCCATATACTGTCCATTGATTCGGAATGGTTCGTCAATGTGTGATAGCAGGCCGAGAATGACAGGCATACAACGGCAGTGAGGATGTAGAAGCTGAATACAATGTCGTCTTGGGTGGTGACATTTGCATACTTTGAGTTTATGTGTCTTAAGACGATGCCCTCGGAAACAATGAAAATGAGAGCTGGTAAGAGGTGGCTATAGATGTTTACAGACTCATTGTGCATGTAGAGAAGGCGGCGAAACGATACGGCGACGGAGCCAGATACAGGTCGGTAGCCTTATTTTATGTGCTCGTTGTCTCGGTACCATTGCGGGAGGTCTTCGTAGGATAGGAGTTGCGGGTGTGCGGTGCTgttttgtgttggtgttgtatCGTGCTGTGTGGTTGAGGTGTCGGTTGTGAGGATGTGACTGGGAGATGGTGAGGCGAGGCGCAGGCGGAGACGGGAGGCCATTTTACTTCACATTCGGTAACGTGTAATGGCCCTCTGTTGAGGTTAACGCTGACATATGACTGTCTTTTCGATGTTGAAGGGAAGTGGTCAAACTTGGTCTTATTCGTGGTGCTTTGAGTGCGTTCAGCGCTGATGACCGGCTCGACAGCAGCATAAACGTGAGCACCAAGAATGAGAAGAGATAAGATGGTCCATATCTGATGTTATGAAACAATTTGTGGGATTTCAGACCGAAA
This window contains:
- a CDS encoding DIL and ankyrin domain-containing protein (similar to Coccidioides immitis RS XP_001243968.1), translating into MDPEHLEHLEHPTNNGDPKPRAVPDDLPTSLDDRRHAPVEDYIRETEMYDGWQGQSQFLTTPALAKPLNFGNLSLNDDDYGHDLSKAPKDSDTRLMEMLQAQAAAHQAGHGLEDEQTIVNDDKLSDSEKKDMLQKAMTMAASNGDVGKVKRLLDGTVKSFLDVNAADEDGTPPLIYASCFGHESVVKALIDAGADVNKQDQNQWSALMWAMTNRHKGIAKLLLDSGASSDQKTSSGRTAFDFVPPDSDMSFYLHDNGYNIGNAGMGDDFYNPGFSQDRFEEEMAENEMRRRLMMDSARDLEVDLGNVGIDDQPEPAEEFEEEQAEFEWGRCLHDQMFVFQEHELDRILDIIITKMTPQRSPSQKPVPANMIFLSARYAHYHASPELLEKLLVTSMDLINDVVERCQWDMTILAFWISNATLLLHYLKKDAGLVEATAEFQAHLAELINEIFILIVRDAERRLDKVLDAAMLDHETIPGFEDITFQNEWKLFKRKTTVKEEPLEKRFRPPSPKQRAKPAPRNVTSLLSSTLFVLDLYDIHSVITAQIVSQLLYWLGAELFNRIMSNRKYLARTKAMQIRMNVSILEDWARTNNRQAEHYEGGDTRASGETTMDAARRFLAPVIQLLQWLQCFSSLDADDLEALVGTLQQLKRLTPQQLIHAATHYRPEVGEKGLPKSAMKYLVAIQKEAALKRDRRRSRATSPLPKSGQDSSPTTPVKSKSNGGSLLDTPGSIQSTPNPNDHDGSDDEEDAPENLLMNPAVMLPFTLPSVTDMLVSYGAGFGGVNRERERKYIPSVPAEFLEKLEVSGVRKEPMFEEKDWENEEV